The proteins below are encoded in one region of Onychomys torridus unplaced genomic scaffold, mOncTor1.1, whole genome shotgun sequence:
- the LOC118576243 gene encoding thymosin beta-10-like — translation MADKPDMGEIASFDKAKLKKTEKQEKNTLLTKETIEQEKRSEISKNPRLEDSPTPHRHLRDPLVIWRKSHKLHCEPGHSTGL, via the coding sequence ATGGCAGACAAGCCAGACATGGGGGAAATTGCCAGCTTCGATAAGGCCAAGCTGAAGAAAACTGAGAAGCAGGAGAAGAACACCCTCCTGACCAAAGAGACCATTGAACAAGAAAAGAGGAGTGAAATTTCCAAAAATCCTAGACTGGAGgattcccccaccccacaccgTCATCTCCGAGACCCCCTTGTGATTTGGAGGAAGAGCCACAAGCTCCACTGTGAACCCGGGCACTCCACAGGTCTCTGA
- the LOC118576244 gene encoding homeobox protein Rhox13-like translates to MARKVHWEYIYVVRDENGEEIAEVSTLEAALAMVGGNPSGGDAGCSMDRNNKAHQVPQSRDPNSSSSEPHQEPGPSVKPMILIPRRLSSRRRRRTSFKLTMGQVEKMKNLFKKTQYPDALARKELAQALNVTEVKEKAWFINQRAEERNSERSVMLQNIHPHIEKILLIVDRDDYP, encoded by the exons ATGGCCCGAAAGGTCCattgggaatatatatatgttgtaAGGGATGAGAATGGTGAGGAGATAGCTGAGGTCTCCACCTTAGAGGCTGCCTTGGCGATGGTGGGTGGCAACCCTAGTGGAGGCGATGCAGGCTGCTCAATGGACCGAAATAACAAGGCCCACCAGGTCCCTCAGAGTAGGGACCCGAACTCCTCTTCCTCGGAGCCACACCAGGAGCCAGGACCCTCAGTCAAACCTATGATTCTGATTCCAAGGCGCCTTTCATCACGAAGGAGACGGCGAACCTCTTTCAAGTTAACAATGGGGCAGGtcgagaaaatgaaaaatttgttcAAAAAAACCCAGTACCCAGATGCGCTTGCCAG GAAAGAACTTGCACAAGCTTTGAATGTGACTGAAGTCAAAGAGAAG GCCTGGTTCATCAATCAGAGAGCCGAAGAGAGGAACAGTGAGAGGTCTGTAATGTTACAGAACATACATCCTCATATTGAAAAGATCCTTCTCATTGTGGATAGGGATGACTATCCCTAG